AGTTCTAAGGAAGCTTTATGTGCTGCCATAGAAAGCACGGGAGCATTGCTCATTTGCCACGCTTCAGCACTTTGAGTTGGTACAAAAGTTTTATCCATTTTAAAACGCGTTTTTTCTTCATGCCCCCACCAGCCGGCAAAACGTGGAATGTCTTTATCTTTAGTATGTTTTTCGTTTATATAAACTCCACTTACGCCACCAGGACCGGAGTTTAAATATTTATAACTGCACCAAGTGGCAAAATCCACATTCCAGTCATGAAGTTTTAAAGGAACATTTCCTACCGCATGAGCTAAATCATATCCGGCTAAAGCCCCTACATTATGAGTGGCTTCTGTTATTGTTTTTAAATCAAAAAACTGCCCGGTATAGTAGTTTACACCACCTAAAAGCACTAAAGCTAAGTTTTCTTTATGCTGATTTATTGTTTTAACAATGTCTTCGGTTCTTAAAGTATGCTCATTTTCCTTTGGATATAATTGTACAATGGCATCATCTATTTTATAACCATGAAACTTCACTTGTTGCTGAATAGCGTAATGGTCAGAAGGAAAAGCATCTGCTTCCATTATTATTTTATAGCGTTGCTTTGTAGGGCGATAAAAACTAACCATTAATAGGTTTAAATTAACAGTAAGAGCATTCATAGCTACAACTTCATTTTCTTTAGCTCCCACAATTTTAGCCAAAGGTTTAGTTAAAAAATGGTGGTAGGAAAACCATGGATTTTTGCCGTGAAAATGTCCTTCTACGCCTAATTCTTTCCAGTCTTCCAGTTCTTGAGCTATGTATGTTGCCACTTTTTTGCATTGCAAACCCAAGCTATTACCTGTAAAATAAACGGATTCTTTTCCATTTACTTTAGGGATATAAAATTCATTTCTGTAGGATGCTAATTCGTCTTCTTTATCTAATTGTAGGGCAAATTGTTCGTCTTGTTTAAAAATCATATTTTTAAATAAATTTGAATAGTAGTAAACTAAATAAACCTCTCATCTGCTTCCATTACCGTACCGCATTTGCTACAAGTTCTTTTTTCTTTGTCGGTATAAAAATCTTTAAAGCGTGGCAAAAAGTCTTTTTCTATGTTGGTTAGTTTAAAATAGGTTTCATGTAGTTTGTGGTTACAGTTGTCGCAAAACCAAAGCAAGCCGTCTGTAGCATCATCTTTTCTTTTAAGTTCTACCACTAAACCTACAGTATTTGCAGGTCTTATAGGAGAATGAGGAACTTTAGCCGGCAACAAAAACATATCGCCTTCATTAATTTTAACTTCTACAGCTTTGCCTTCTTCTTGTATTTTTACGGTAATATTGCCTTCAAGCTGATAAAACAACTCTTCACTTTCATTGTAGTGATAGTCTTTTCTGGCATTGGGTCCACCTACTATCATCACTATATAATCTCCCGATTCTTTATACAGATTTTTATTACCTACAGGAGGTTTTAATAAATCTCTATTGTCTTCAATCCATTTAGTTAAGTTAAAAGGTCGTTTTATCATGGCATTAATTTTTTTATAAAGGTAAAAAATCTTTGAGAGCTAAACTTTCTTTTTCTACATTAATAGTAAAAGTGTTTACTAAATATTTGTACTTAATTTATGGTTAATTACATTCATCACTCTAAAAAATGCCGTTAAATCATTTTTATCTATACCTTCGGCAAGGTTGTTTTCTATTTTAAAAACAGCACGCAAAGCTATTTCTCTGTGCTCTTTACCTTTTTTTGTAAGTTTAATTAGCACAATTCGCTTATCTTTTTTATCCGCTATTTTTTTAATAAACTTCTTTTGTTCCATTGTTTTAAGCACTCTACTTAAACTATTAGGTTCTAAGCCTATGCGTGGAGCTATTTTAGTAACGGGCGTACCTTCATCTTCAAAAATAGCCATTAATACAAAAGCAATAGATAATGTAACATCATACTTTTTAGACATCTTGTCGCCTATTTTTTGAATATTTAGCCAAGAAGTTTTTATCTGATATACAATTAAATGCGAAGCTGCTTCTACAAAAGAATCGCTCTGGTTTAAATCTTTTTTCTCTATCATAATTATTTACCTTACATTTGCAATGCAAGCATTGATTTTTCAAAATTAATAAAAAATGAGTAAAAAAGTAATTGTTATAGATGGAAACCGTACACCATTTTTAAAATCGGGAACTGATTATATGAATTTAATGAGCTACCAGCTTGGGCAGCACGCCATTAAAGGTTTATTAACCAAAACGGGTTTAAACCCCAAAGAGGTGGGGCAAGTGATAATGGGAACAGTTATTTCTAACTTAAAAACCAGCAATGTAGCTCGCGAATCGGCTATAACGGCTGGCGTGCCCAATACTACACCGTGTTATACTACCACTATGGCATGTATTTCGGCAAATAGAGCTATAAGTTGTGCTTTTAATGAAATTAAAAATGGACAGTATGATTTAGCTATTGCGGGAGGAGTAGATTGTACTTCAGATACGCCTATTACTTTTAGAAGAGAAATGCAAAAGAAATTATTTGCAGCTCAAAAATTGAAAGGTTTTGGCGATACAATGAAGTTTTTATTTTCCTTAAGCTATAAAGATTTTTTACCGGAGCGTCCAAAGGTGGCAGAGTTTATAACCAATAGAGTAATGGGCGAAGACTGTGATATGATGGCAGCGAGATTTGGCGTAAGTAGAGAGGAGCAAGATGAGTTTGCGGTGCGTTCTCATAAGCTGGCAGCCCAAGCGTGGGAAGATGGGCATTTAGGTAAAGAAGTTACACCCGTAGAATTAGCACCTAAATTTAAGCCGGTAGAAAAGGACAATGGTGTGAGAGGAGATTCAAGTATAGAAAAAGTAGCAAAACTGCGTCCTGCTTTTGACAAAAAATATGGAACGCTTACAGCTGCAAATTCTTCATTTTTAACAGACGGAGCAGCAGCTTCGCTTATAGCTACGGAAGAAAAAGCAAAGGAGCTGGGTTTAACTCCAAAAGCAGAAATAGTAGATTATATTTTTACTGGTCAAGATTTATATGACGAACTTTTATTGGGACCTACGTATGCTATTTCTGAAATTTTGAAACGCAATAATTTACAACTTTCAGATATTGATGTTTTAGAAATTCACGAAGCATTTGCCGGGCAGGTTTTGGCTAACATAAAAGCTTTAGAAAGTGATAGTTTTGCTAAAGAAAATTTAGGGAGAGATAAAGCAGTAGGAAAAGTAGATTTTAATAAATTGAATTTATGGGGAGGCTCGTTAAGTATTGGGCATCCATTTGGAGCTACAGGAAGCAGATTACTAACTACTGCTGCTAATAGATTAATAGCCGAAAATGGAAAATATGCCATTTTAGCTGCTTGTGCAGCAGGAGCACACGGGCATGCTATGTTAATAAAGAAATATTAATGATAGAAAACAGACGTCAGATAACGTCATTCCTGCGGATGCAGGAATCCCGAAGTCGGAAAAGAAAAACAGGCTAATAGATATCAGACGTCAGACATAAGATAATATGAGGTTTAAAATTTAATTATTATTTGCTATAAATTAAATTATATAAAGAAAGAAAGTTCAAGTTTGATTATAAGAAATTAGAAAAATGATTGAGGGATTAATGAAGTCCTTATAACTCAGATTTATGGAGTGTAACTTCTGATATCTGAATACTAAAAATCTAAACAAAAAAATGAAAAGAGAAGACGTTTTAAGAGTAGAAAAGAAAAATGGAATAGCTACTATTTGGTTAGACCATCAGATAGAAAAAATGAATGTGGTTTCGCCCGATATGATGGGAGTGCTTGATGAAGTTTTTCATGAAATAAAAACAGACAATGAAATTAAAGGTGCGGTGATTATTTCCGCTAAAAAAGATTTTATAGCTGGGGCAGATATTAAAGCTTTTGCCATTGAAAAAAAGGGCGATTTTAAGCCTATAGCCGCAAAAGGACACGCAGGACTTAGAGAACTGGAAGCAGGAAATAAACCTGTGGTAGCAGCTATAAATGGCACAGCCTATGGTTTAGGTGTAGAACTGCCTTTGGCATGCCACGCTATAGTTTGTACAGATGCTACTCATACAAAATTGGCATTGCCCGAAGTTAAATTAGGTTTGCTTCCCGGTGGCGGTGGTACGCAGCGTTTGCCTAAAAGAATAGGTTTGCAAAAAGCTTTAGATATGATTCTTACGGGCAAAAATATCTATCCTTATCAAGCTAAAAAAATGGGTTTAGTAGATGAAGTTTGTAATCATAGCAAACTACACTCTGTAGCCACCCAAATTTGTCAAAAAATAATAGATGGAAAATGGAAAAGACCGGAAAGAAAGCTAAGCTTAATGGACAAATTTTTAGACCATACTTCTATAGGAAATAATATAGTATTTAATCAAGCAAAAAAAGTAAGTGCTAAACAAACGCAAGGCAACTATCCTGCTATTCCTGCTATTATAGATTGTATAGAAACGGGCATTAAAAAAGGAAATGCCGCTGGTTATGAAAAAGAACTTGATTTGTTTGAAACCTTAATGCTAACTCCGGAAAGCGATGCTTTACGTAGTCTATTTTTTGGAATGACAGACAATAAAAAGAATCCTTACAAAAAAGAAGGCAAGCCAGTTAAAGAATTAAAAACTTTAGGAATGATAGGTGCCGGATTTATGGGGGAAGGCATAGCAGAAGTGAGCGTAATGAAAGGTATAGATGTACTGCTTAAAGATTTAAGTGCCGAAATGATGCAACGAGCCAAGCAACAAATTTGGAAATCTATAGCAAAGAAAGTTAAGTATAAACAAATAAGTGATGCTAAAGCACAAGAAATAATTAACGATGTAGCAACAAGAACAACTTATCAAGATTATGACAAAGCGGATATAGTGATAGAAGCTGTTGTTGAAAACATGAAAGTAAAAAAGTCTATTTTTAAGGAAGTAGAAGAAAATTGTAGAGAAGATGTTGTTATTGCTACAAATACATCTTCACTTTCTGTAACAGAGATGGCAAGCGATGTAAAAAGACCGGAGCAAGTTATAGGCATGCATTATTTTTCGCCAGTACCTAAAATGCAGTTGTTAGAAATAGTAAGAACAGAAAAAACATCAGAAGATGTTATTGCTTCATGTTACGATTTTGGTGTAAAGCAAGGCAAAACCGTAATAGTAGTTAAAGATGGACCGGGCTTTTATGTAAATAGAATATTGGCTCCGTATTTGAATGAATGTTTAATAATGGCAGACGAAGGAGTGGCATTAGATAAAATAGATAGAGCATTAATAAAAAAAGGATTTCCTGTTGGACCAATTTCTTTATTAGATGAAGTGGGTTTAGATATAGCCGCTCATGTGGCAGAAAGTAGTGCCGAAGCATTGAGCAAAGGTAGAGAAGGTTTTGAAGCAAATGACGCTACTACAAAAATGTTTAAAGATGGAAGATTAGGCAAGAAAAACATGAAAGGGTTTTATAAGTATGAAATAAAAAATGGACGGGCTAAAAAAGCAGGTATAGACCCAGATGCTTATAAATATTTTAAAGGAAATGGCAGTAAAGAATTAGCCATAGAAGAAATTCAAGATAGAGCACTACTTTTAATGATAAATGAAGCAGTGATGTGTTTAGAAGAAGGAATAATAAGAAACACACAAGATGGAAATTTAGCAGCCGTGTTTGGTATTGGATTTTTGCCATTTACAGGAGGTCCTTTTAGATATGTAGATCAGCAAGGTGCAGATAAAATAGTAGCAAGAATGGAAGAACTACAAGCAAAATATGGTGTAAAATTTAAGCCAAGACCAATGCTGGTTGAATATGCTAAAAATAATAACGAATTTTGTCAAAAAAAATACGACAAATGACATAAAACCAAAAATAAAGTATTATCTTTGTGGAAG
The sequence above is drawn from the Chitinophagales bacterium genome and encodes:
- the kynU gene encoding kynureninase gives rise to the protein MIFKQDEQFALQLDKEDELASYRNEFYIPKVNGKESVYFTGNSLGLQCKKVATYIAQELEDWKELGVEGHFHGKNPWFSYHHFLTKPLAKIVGAKENEVVAMNALTVNLNLLMVSFYRPTKQRYKIIMEADAFPSDHYAIQQQVKFHGYKIDDAIVQLYPKENEHTLRTEDIVKTINQHKENLALVLLGGVNYYTGQFFDLKTITEATHNVGALAGYDLAHAVGNVPLKLHDWNVDFATWCSYKYLNSGPGGVSGVYINEKHTKDKDIPRFAGWWGHEEKTRFKMDKTFVPTQSAEAWQMSNAPVLSMAAHKASLELFNEVGMEKLRAKSEKLTAYLEWLILQNNFGFEIITPKNKEERGCQLSLLTGNNGKQLFEKLTKAGVIADWREPNVIRIAPVPLYNSFQDVWRFVEILKS
- a CDS encoding 3-hydroxyanthranilate 3,4-dioxygenase — encoded protein: MIKRPFNLTKWIEDNRDLLKPPVGNKNLYKESGDYIVMIVGGPNARKDYHYNESEELFYQLEGNITVKIQEEGKAVEVKINEGDMFLLPAKVPHSPIRPANTVGLVVELKRKDDATDGLLWFCDNCNHKLHETYFKLTNIEKDFLPRFKDFYTDKEKRTCSKCGTVMEADERFI
- a CDS encoding MarR family transcriptional regulator produces the protein MIEKKDLNQSDSFVEAASHLIVYQIKTSWLNIQKIGDKMSKKYDVTLSIAFVLMAIFEDEGTPVTKIAPRIGLEPNSLSRVLKTMEQKKFIKKIADKKDKRIVLIKLTKKGKEHREIALRAVFKIENNLAEGIDKNDLTAFFRVMNVINHKLSTNI
- a CDS encoding acetyl-CoA C-acyltransferase yields the protein MSKKVIVIDGNRTPFLKSGTDYMNLMSYQLGQHAIKGLLTKTGLNPKEVGQVIMGTVISNLKTSNVARESAITAGVPNTTPCYTTTMACISANRAISCAFNEIKNGQYDLAIAGGVDCTSDTPITFRREMQKKLFAAQKLKGFGDTMKFLFSLSYKDFLPERPKVAEFITNRVMGEDCDMMAARFGVSREEQDEFAVRSHKLAAQAWEDGHLGKEVTPVELAPKFKPVEKDNGVRGDSSIEKVAKLRPAFDKKYGTLTAANSSFLTDGAAASLIATEEKAKELGLTPKAEIVDYIFTGQDLYDELLLGPTYAISEILKRNNLQLSDIDVLEIHEAFAGQVLANIKALESDSFAKENLGRDKAVGKVDFNKLNLWGGSLSIGHPFGATGSRLLTTAANRLIAENGKYAILAACAAGAHGHAMLIKKY
- a CDS encoding enoyl-CoA hydratase/isomerase family protein → MKREDVLRVEKKNGIATIWLDHQIEKMNVVSPDMMGVLDEVFHEIKTDNEIKGAVIISAKKDFIAGADIKAFAIEKKGDFKPIAAKGHAGLRELEAGNKPVVAAINGTAYGLGVELPLACHAIVCTDATHTKLALPEVKLGLLPGGGGTQRLPKRIGLQKALDMILTGKNIYPYQAKKMGLVDEVCNHSKLHSVATQICQKIIDGKWKRPERKLSLMDKFLDHTSIGNNIVFNQAKKVSAKQTQGNYPAIPAIIDCIETGIKKGNAAGYEKELDLFETLMLTPESDALRSLFFGMTDNKKNPYKKEGKPVKELKTLGMIGAGFMGEGIAEVSVMKGIDVLLKDLSAEMMQRAKQQIWKSIAKKVKYKQISDAKAQEIINDVATRTTYQDYDKADIVIEAVVENMKVKKSIFKEVEENCREDVVIATNTSSLSVTEMASDVKRPEQVIGMHYFSPVPKMQLLEIVRTEKTSEDVIASCYDFGVKQGKTVIVVKDGPGFYVNRILAPYLNECLIMADEGVALDKIDRALIKKGFPVGPISLLDEVGLDIAAHVAESSAEALSKGREGFEANDATTKMFKDGRLGKKNMKGFYKYEIKNGRAKKAGIDPDAYKYFKGNGSKELAIEEIQDRALLLMINEAVMCLEEGIIRNTQDGNLAAVFGIGFLPFTGGPFRYVDQQGADKIVARMEELQAKYGVKFKPRPMLVEYAKNNNEFCQKKYDK